The DNA window GCTGGCCAGCACCCGCGTCGAGCCGAAGCGCCTGCTGACCTCGAATTACCGGTTTCGTTACCCCGACCTGGATGCGGCGCTGCGGCACCTGCTCCGCAGGACCTGAAACCGTTCGTGTCTTGCCGCCGTATCAACCGGCATGGCTACCCCCCCGGCCATGCCGCGCCCCTCGGGCGTTTCCGGGCGACCTGCGTCCCGCGCCTTCCTGCGATGGACCCTGGCGCTCCTCCTCCCCTGTCTTCTCGCCGCCGCGCCGACAAAGCCCGCATCGCCGAAGCCTGACGCCGCCCCCGAACGCCGTAGCCTTCCGCCGCTCGCGGCTCTGGGCCGGCCGACCGGCGTCAAGATCGTCCTGGTCGGCATCGACGGCGCGACCTTCAAGGTCCTCGATCCGCTGTTGCGCGACGGAAGCCTTCCCAGTCTCCAGAAGCTGATCGCCCGCGGGGCCCGCGGCGTGTTGAAATCGCTTCCTCAGCCGCTCTCGCCGGCCGTCTGGACGACAGTGGTCACGGGACAGGAGCCCGCCGTCCACGGAATTCGCGATTTCCTGGTGCTCCATCCGGGAGCACCCGACGGCAAGACCGCGACGCTGGTGAGCTCCAACGACCGCCGCAGCCTGGCGCTGTGGAACCTGGCAGGCGCTTTCGGAGACACGGTGGGATTCGCGGGATGGTGGGCGACCTGGCCGGCGGAGCCGGTGCGCGGCTGGATCGTCTCCGACCGGATGGCCCGGAGCCGCTTCTCCGAGTGGCACGACGGGACGCCGACCTCCTTGCTGACCTTCCCGCGCAAGCTCGCCTCGGAGCTGGCGCTGTTGCGGGTCGATCCGTCACGACCGCCGCTGGAGGAGATTCGTGACCTGGCGGCGTTCAGCCCCGGCGAGATGGCGGAGTTTCTCGCCGTCAAGAAGCCGATCTTCGCCCACGGGCTGAGCGTGCTCAAGTTCAGCTACTGCGAGCAGCGCACCTACGAGGAGATGTCGCTGCGGATGCTCTCGCGGGAAGTGCCGGATCTGACCGGCATCTACCTGGTCGCCAACGACCCCGTCTCGCACACCTTCTGGCACGATTACGAGCCGCAGAGCTTTTCCGGCGTGCCGCCCGAAGAGGTGAAGCGGCTCGGACGGCTGATCCCGAGCCTCAGCATGCACAACGACCGCTTTCTGGCGCGGCTGCTCAAAACGCTGCCGCGGGACACCGTCGTGATCGTGGTCTCCGACCACGGATTCCAGGCCTCCGGCCGCCTGCCGCAGCCGAGGCCGCCGGATGATTTCCCCGGATCGTTCGAGCAGGCCCATGCCCAGGCCCTCGAGAAGGGGACCATCAGCATCGGCCAGCCGGGAGAGCACGATCACGAAGGGATCTTCATCGCCGCCGGCGGCCCGATTCGACGGGGAGTCTCGGTCGACGCCGACGTCCTCGACATCACGCCGACGATCCTGGCGTTGCTGGGAATGCCGGTCGCCGAGGACATGAAGGGACGCGTCTTGAAGGAGATCCTCCAGCCCGATTTCCTGGAGCGCTATCCGGTGAAGACGATCGCCTCTTACGAAGAGCATCTCAAGCATGAGCTGATCTCCCCCACCGACGGCGACGACCCGGAGAAGCTCGATTTGCTCCGCTCGCTCGGCTACATCAAATAGCTCCGCTCACCCTTCCTCCTCCCCCTCGTCATCGGGAAGGCGATGCAGCGCCGCCAGCGCCCGGGCCCGCGCCTCGGCATGATCCACCACCGGACGCGGATAGCTCTTCCCCAGCCTCACGCGCGCCCGCGACAGGACTTCCTCGGGCGCCTCGAAGGGGCGCTGGATCCAGCGCTTGGGCATGGCGGCCAGCTCCGGCACCCAGCGCCGGATGTAATCTCCCTCCGGATCGAACTTCTCGCCTTGCAGGACCGGGTTGAAGATCCGGAAATAGGGGGCCGCGTCGGCACCGCATCCGGCGCTCCATTGCCAGTTCAGCGAGTTGCTCGCCAGATCGGCGTCCACCAGCGTGTCCCAGAACCAGCGGGCCCCTTCCAGCCAGTGGATGCCGAGGTCCTTGACCAGGAAAGAGGCGGCCACCATGCGCACCCGGTTGTGCATCCAGCCGGTCGCCCACAGCTCGCGCATGCCGGCGTCCACAAGCGGGTAGCCGGTTTCGCCCCGCTGCCAGGCGCGCAGCGCCCGCGGCCGGCGCTCCCAGGGGAACGAGGCGAACTCGGCGCGCATCGGCTTGTCGGTGGTGTGCGGGAAGTGGAACAGCACGTGATGGGCGAACTCGCGCCAGCCGATTTCCCGGAGGTAATCCTCCGAAGCCCGCAGCGCCCCGCCGGCGGAGCGCCGACCGGCCCAATCGTGCAGAACGTGCCAGATGCGCCGCGGGCTGATCTCGCCGAAGTGGAGGTGCGGCGAGAGACGCGAGGTGCCGGGGCGGTCGGGTTGCTCGCGGGTAATCGAATAACCGACGAGATCCTTCTCCACGAACCGATCGTAGGCGGCGCGCGCCCCGGCCTCTCCGGGCTTCCAGGCCTTCTCGAGACCGGCCGTCCAGTGAATCGACGGCAGCAGCTCGAGCGCTGCGAGGGGCGCCGACGCGGGAGCTTCCGCGCCTTCCACCCCCGGCAGGCTTGCGGGAGCAGCGACAGGATGCTCGGGCGCTCGATGCGCCAGACAGTGCCGCCAGAAGGGGGTGAAGACTTTGAACGGCCCTCCAGCGCGGTTGCAGATCTCCCACGGCTCGAAAAGAAGCGCGCCGTTGAAGGCGCGCGCGTCGATCCCTTCTTCTCTCAGCCGCCGCTCGATCGCCCGATCCCGCTGGACGATCAGCGGCTCGAGGCGGCGGTTCCAGAATACCGCTTCCGCTCCTGTCTCACGGCGCAGATCCTGCAAGACGGCGAGCGCGGGGCCGTGCCGCACCACCAGCCGCGAGCCGAGAGCCCGCAGCGATTCGTCCAGTGACGCCAGCGAATGATGCAGCCACCAGCGCGAGGCGGCGCCCGGGGACCAGCTCCCCTCCTCTTCCGGCGACCAGACGAACAGCGGGACCACCCCAGCGCCGCGTTCGATCGCCGCCTGCAGGGCGGGGTTGTCCTCCAGCCGGAGGTCCTGCCGGAACCAGACGAGGGCGGGGGCCGTCATGCGCTCATCTTACGCCCATGGCGGTCCCGCGGAATCGCCGGACCGGCGCGATTGTCTTGCGGCTGAGTTGCGTGTTTAATGAGGTCCCTGGAGCCAATTCC is part of the Candidatus Polarisedimenticolia bacterium genome and encodes:
- a CDS encoding alkaline phosphatase family protein, encoding MATPPAMPRPSGVSGRPASRAFLRWTLALLLPCLLAAAPTKPASPKPDAAPERRSLPPLAALGRPTGVKIVLVGIDGATFKVLDPLLRDGSLPSLQKLIARGARGVLKSLPQPLSPAVWTTVVTGQEPAVHGIRDFLVLHPGAPDGKTATLVSSNDRRSLALWNLAGAFGDTVGFAGWWATWPAEPVRGWIVSDRMARSRFSEWHDGTPTSLLTFPRKLASELALLRVDPSRPPLEEIRDLAAFSPGEMAEFLAVKKPIFAHGLSVLKFSYCEQRTYEEMSLRMLSREVPDLTGIYLVANDPVSHTFWHDYEPQSFSGVPPEEVKRLGRLIPSLSMHNDRFLARLLKTLPRDTVVIVVSDHGFQASGRLPQPRPPDDFPGSFEQAHAQALEKGTISIGQPGEHDHEGIFIAAGGPIRRGVSVDADVLDITPTILALLGMPVAEDMKGRVLKEILQPDFLERYPVKTIASYEEHLKHELISPTDGDDPEKLDLLRSLGYIK
- a CDS encoding deoxyribodipyrimidine photo-lyase encodes the protein MTAPALVWFRQDLRLEDNPALQAAIERGAGVVPLFVWSPEEEGSWSPGAASRWWLHHSLASLDESLRALGSRLVVRHGPALAVLQDLRRETGAEAVFWNRRLEPLIVQRDRAIERRLREEGIDARAFNGALLFEPWEICNRAGGPFKVFTPFWRHCLAHRAPEHPVAAPASLPGVEGAEAPASAPLAALELLPSIHWTAGLEKAWKPGEAGARAAYDRFVEKDLVGYSITREQPDRPGTSRLSPHLHFGEISPRRIWHVLHDWAGRRSAGGALRASEDYLREIGWREFAHHVLFHFPHTTDKPMRAEFASFPWERRPRALRAWQRGETGYPLVDAGMRELWATGWMHNRVRMVAASFLVKDLGIHWLEGARWFWDTLVDADLASNSLNWQWSAGCGADAAPYFRIFNPVLQGEKFDPEGDYIRRWVPELAAMPKRWIQRPFEAPEEVLSRARVRLGKSYPRPVVDHAEARARALAALHRLPDDEGEEEG